A single window of Actinoallomurus bryophytorum DNA harbors:
- a CDS encoding penicillin acylase family protein — protein MPWLWYQEGLHCRVGASGALTAACPYDVSGFTFSGVPGVVIGHNQRIAWGFTNLGPDVSDLYLERVSGGTYEYKGKREPLQTRTERIAVAGAKPVTITVRATRHGPLLSDAMDEARRAGNGLAVALRWTALDPGRTADAIGLLNGARNWPEFRTAAASFEVPAQNLVYADVDGNIGYQAPGRIPIRTKGDGTSPAEGWTGKLEWKGFIPFADLPSAYDPKQGYIVTANNAATGPGYPNLLTKDWAYGYRAARIEELIRQTPRMDVAGMGRIQLDDRNGFAPTLVPHLLRVGSGPAAGLLRGWDFTQGADSAPAAYYDAVYRHVLLRTFDDELPDGARPDGGDRWFEVLRNLLDRPDDPWWDDVGTAGVKETRDDILRLAMKDADGELRHRLGDDPAKWKWGDLHRLELRNETFGDSGIGPIEWLFNRGPLELAGGDSLVDATGSDVQTGYGVDWVPSMRMIVDLADTDRSRWVNLTGASGHAFDDHYWDQAKLWARGETTPMRSAPETIRREARETLTLTP, from the coding sequence ATGCCCTGGCTCTGGTACCAGGAGGGACTGCACTGCCGCGTCGGCGCGAGCGGTGCGCTCACCGCGGCCTGCCCGTACGACGTCAGCGGCTTCACCTTCTCCGGCGTGCCGGGCGTCGTGATCGGGCACAACCAGCGGATCGCCTGGGGCTTCACCAACCTCGGGCCGGACGTGAGCGACCTGTACCTGGAGCGCGTCAGCGGCGGCACCTATGAGTACAAGGGAAAGCGGGAACCGCTCCAGACCCGGACCGAGCGGATCGCGGTCGCCGGCGCCAAGCCGGTGACCATCACCGTACGGGCGACACGGCACGGCCCGCTGCTGTCCGACGCGATGGACGAGGCGCGCAGGGCCGGCAACGGGCTCGCCGTCGCGCTCCGTTGGACCGCGCTGGACCCCGGCCGAACCGCCGACGCGATCGGGCTGTTGAACGGCGCGCGGAACTGGCCGGAGTTCCGCACCGCCGCGGCGTCCTTCGAGGTGCCCGCGCAGAACCTCGTCTACGCCGACGTGGACGGGAACATCGGCTACCAGGCGCCCGGCCGGATACCGATACGTACGAAGGGGGACGGGACGTCGCCGGCCGAGGGCTGGACCGGGAAGCTGGAGTGGAAGGGTTTCATCCCGTTCGCCGACCTGCCCTCCGCGTACGACCCGAAGCAGGGCTACATCGTCACCGCCAACAACGCCGCCACCGGGCCGGGCTACCCGAACCTGCTGACCAAGGACTGGGCGTACGGGTACCGCGCGGCGCGCATCGAGGAGCTGATCCGGCAGACACCCCGGATGGACGTCGCGGGGATGGGCCGGATCCAGCTGGATGACCGCAACGGGTTCGCGCCGACGCTGGTGCCGCACCTGCTGCGGGTGGGATCCGGCCCGGCGGCGGGGCTGCTGCGCGGCTGGGACTTCACCCAGGGTGCGGACTCCGCGCCGGCGGCGTACTACGACGCGGTCTACCGGCACGTGCTGCTGCGGACGTTCGACGACGAGCTGCCCGACGGCGCCCGCCCCGATGGCGGCGACCGATGGTTCGAGGTGTTGCGGAACCTGCTGGACCGGCCGGACGACCCCTGGTGGGACGACGTGGGCACGGCCGGGGTCAAGGAGACCCGCGACGACATCCTGCGGCTCGCGATGAAGGATGCCGACGGTGAACTGCGCCACCGGCTGGGCGACGACCCGGCGAAGTGGAAGTGGGGCGACCTGCACCGGCTCGAGTTGAGGAACGAGACGTTCGGGGACTCGGGCATCGGGCCGATCGAGTGGCTGTTCAACCGCGGCCCGCTCGAACTGGCCGGGGGCGACTCGCTGGTGGACGCGACCGGCTCGGACGTCCAGACCGGGTACGGGGTCGACTGGGTGCCCTCGATGCGCATGATCGTCGATCTCGCCGACACGGACCGGTCGCGGTGGGTGAACCTCACCGGCGCCTCGGGCCACGCCTTCGATGACCACTACTGGGACCAGGCGAAACTCTGGGCGCGTGGCGAGACCACGCCGATGCGCTCGGCGCCGGAGACGATCCGGCGGGAGGCACGCGAGACGCTCACGCTGACCCCCTGA
- a CDS encoding MBL fold metallo-hydrolase has translation MTATVHVLTCGYAGDRVAGTVTLIHDGDLVAVVDPGMVADRRLILDPLAELGFAVGDVTDVVFSHHHPDHTLNAALFPAARFHDHWAIYSGDLWEDRDADGFALSESVHLMRTPGHTSEDITTLAETGTGLVAATHLWWTADGPEVDPRAEDLDELRVSRERLLALRPGLIIPGHGAPFTPAPDGRAAQG, from the coding sequence ATGACGGCTACGGTTCACGTTCTGACCTGCGGCTATGCCGGTGACCGCGTCGCCGGTACGGTCACGCTGATCCACGACGGCGACCTGGTGGCCGTCGTGGACCCGGGCATGGTGGCGGACCGGCGACTGATCCTGGACCCGCTCGCCGAGCTCGGCTTCGCCGTCGGGGACGTCACCGACGTGGTGTTCTCCCATCACCATCCGGACCACACGCTCAACGCCGCGCTGTTCCCGGCGGCGCGGTTCCACGACCACTGGGCGATCTACTCCGGTGACCTGTGGGAGGACCGGGACGCCGACGGATTCGCGCTGTCGGAGTCCGTGCACCTCATGCGCACGCCCGGGCACACGAGCGAGGACATCACGACGCTCGCCGAGACCGGCACCGGCCTGGTCGCCGCCACCCATCTGTGGTGGACCGCGGACGGGCCGGAGGTGGACCCGCGCGCCGAGGACCTGGACGAGCTGCGTGTCTCCCGCGAGCGCCTGCTCGCGCTGCGCCCCGGCCTCATCATCCCCGGTCACGGCGCGCCGTTCACGCCGGCCCCGGACGGGCGCGCCGCGCAGGGGTGA
- a CDS encoding PP2C family protein-serine/threonine phosphatase: MLRWLPFVAMGAVGLCDMLAGPDVRFRPLLALGPAFAALWCGMRRTALVGTAAILLSVLLSSYHHALGRRQNTLGLAMLAGITVASVFASSGRQKRERVLADVRSVAEVAQQVLLRPVPRRVGTVHVAVSYTSATAEARIGGDLYEVASTRSGVRVIVGDVQGKGLEAVETAAAVLGAFREAAYDEPELTGVVARIETALSRQLSGEKFVTAVLAEFDDNATVTLLNCGHPSPLVLSQSGIGVFAEPADVAPPLGLTELVDARPCPYTVEFAPGDRMLFYTDGVVEARDGEGRFYPLADRSGLLKAADPEHALAELRSDVLRHVGGRITDDAAMLLVRRR; the protein is encoded by the coding sequence ATGCTGCGGTGGCTGCCGTTCGTCGCGATGGGCGCGGTCGGTCTTTGCGACATGCTGGCCGGTCCGGACGTGAGGTTCCGGCCGTTGCTCGCGCTCGGCCCGGCGTTCGCGGCGCTGTGGTGCGGAATGCGGCGTACCGCGCTGGTGGGGACGGCGGCGATTCTTCTGAGCGTGCTGCTCAGTTCTTACCATCACGCGCTCGGCAGGCGGCAGAACACTCTGGGCCTCGCGATGCTGGCCGGCATCACGGTCGCGAGCGTCTTCGCCAGCTCCGGACGGCAGAAGCGCGAGCGCGTGCTCGCCGACGTGCGGTCCGTGGCGGAGGTGGCGCAGCAGGTCCTGCTGCGCCCGGTGCCGCGCCGCGTGGGCACGGTGCACGTCGCGGTCAGCTACACCTCCGCGACGGCCGAGGCCCGGATCGGCGGTGACCTGTACGAGGTCGCCTCGACCCGGTCCGGGGTCCGCGTCATCGTCGGCGACGTCCAGGGCAAGGGGCTGGAAGCGGTGGAGACGGCGGCGGCCGTGCTCGGCGCCTTCCGCGAGGCCGCCTACGACGAGCCCGAGCTCACCGGCGTCGTGGCACGGATCGAGACGGCGCTGAGCCGTCAGCTGTCCGGTGAGAAGTTCGTGACCGCGGTCCTGGCCGAGTTCGACGACAATGCCACCGTGACGCTGCTCAACTGCGGACATCCATCACCACTGGTCCTCAGCCAAAGTGGCATCGGGGTCTTCGCCGAGCCGGCCGACGTCGCGCCGCCCCTGGGCCTGACCGAGCTGGTGGACGCTCGGCCCTGTCCGTACACCGTGGAGTTCGCGCCCGGTGACCGGATGCTGTTCTACACCGACGGGGTGGTCGAGGCCCGTGACGGCGAGGGCCGGTTCTATCCGCTGGCCGATCGTTCCGGCCTGCTGAAGGCGGCCGACCCGGAACACGCGCTGGCGGAGCTGCGCTCCGACGTCCTGCGGCATGTGGGCGGGCGTATCACCGACGACGCGGCGATGCTGCTCGTACGCCGCCGGTGA
- a CDS encoding MFS transporter, whose product MIATLRQFRSFGRPAQILFVNEIGVSIALLMLVPYLADHLVHGIGVAVWIVGIVMSLRHFSEGLFVIGGTLADRIGYKPMIVAGCLLKAGGCGMFAIFTSLPWLIAASVITGISSALFIPANRAYLAHEESERIVDAFAVFSVCRRLGVLVGPLVGIPLVHFGFRAVSLTAVVILVALAVAQWRLLPAVVGPETGSSRPIWADWREALSNRPFLAFAATMFASYALHFQVTFGLPLEIRRISGGHAGMTALFVISAVLGLALQVRLITWCERRWTPGQAMVRGLIVMGVAFVPMMLPALHGPTVVRLMPILLCAATLSIGSMMLHPFEMATIANLADGRVIGTYYSVNNLLSGFGGVFGNLVSAAAISLSQTTGIASLPWLGLLLLGLSSAACLRLVDRGDRLTPRRLQPQNAAAP is encoded by the coding sequence ATGATCGCCACACTGCGGCAGTTCAGGTCCTTCGGCCGGCCGGCCCAGATCCTGTTCGTCAACGAGATCGGCGTGTCCATCGCCCTTCTCATGCTTGTGCCCTACCTCGCCGACCACCTGGTGCACGGCATCGGGGTCGCCGTATGGATCGTCGGCATCGTGATGAGCCTGCGGCACTTCAGCGAGGGACTCTTCGTGATCGGCGGCACGCTCGCCGACCGCATCGGCTACAAACCTATGATCGTCGCCGGCTGCCTGCTCAAGGCCGGCGGATGCGGGATGTTCGCCATATTCACGAGCCTGCCGTGGCTGATCGCCGCCTCGGTGATCACGGGCATCTCCAGCGCGCTCTTCATTCCCGCGAACCGCGCCTACCTCGCGCACGAGGAGAGCGAGCGGATCGTCGACGCGTTCGCGGTCTTCAGCGTCTGCCGCCGTCTCGGGGTCCTGGTCGGACCGCTCGTCGGCATTCCGCTGGTTCACTTCGGGTTCCGCGCGGTGAGCCTGACCGCGGTCGTGATCCTGGTCGCGCTCGCGGTGGCGCAGTGGCGCCTGCTGCCCGCCGTCGTCGGACCGGAGACCGGTTCGTCCCGGCCCATCTGGGCGGACTGGCGCGAGGCGCTGAGCAACCGGCCGTTCCTGGCGTTCGCCGCGACGATGTTCGCCTCGTACGCGCTCCACTTCCAGGTCACCTTCGGCCTGCCATTGGAGATCCGGCGCATCTCGGGCGGGCACGCCGGCATGACGGCCCTGTTCGTGATCTCCGCCGTGCTCGGCCTGGCTCTGCAGGTACGCCTCATCACCTGGTGTGAGAGGCGATGGACACCGGGACAGGCCATGGTCCGCGGGCTGATCGTCATGGGTGTGGCGTTCGTCCCGATGATGCTGCCGGCGTTGCACGGCCCGACCGTCGTCCGGCTGATGCCGATCCTGCTGTGCGCCGCGACGCTGAGCATCGGGTCGATGATGCTGCATCCGTTCGAGATGGCCACGATCGCCAACCTCGCCGACGGCCGGGTGATCGGCACGTACTACAGCGTGAACAACCTGCTGTCGGGCTTCGGCGGGGTCTTCGGCAACCTGGTCAGCGCGGCCGCGATCAGTCTGTCCCAGACGACGGGGATCGCGAGCCTGCCGTGGCTGGGCCTGCTGCTCCTCGGGCTGTCCTCGGCCGCCTGCCTGAGGCTCGTCGACCGCGGCGACCGGCTGACGCCGCGTCGTCTGCAGCCACAGAACGCGGCGGCGCCGTGA
- a CDS encoding DUF421 domain-containing protein, whose translation MWHDMLSVQIPIVEKVLRTVAVYVLIVLLFRVAGKRGLANLNTFDFVVIFLLSNVVQNAIIGSDNSLLGGVIGAVTLVAINALLNRWLAVDERAVRLLEGTPTTVIDDGLLLTRPLKRLGLRPGEVEHAIRVQNGETTGDVALGRLDPDGQFIIVLKSSAQNATRGDVAELETRLAAIEELLSTLAGRRPGAPRSPE comes from the coding sequence ATGTGGCACGACATGCTGTCCGTCCAGATCCCCATCGTGGAGAAGGTGCTGCGGACCGTCGCGGTCTACGTGCTCATCGTGCTGCTGTTCCGCGTGGCGGGAAAACGGGGCCTGGCGAACCTCAACACCTTCGACTTCGTGGTGATCTTCCTGCTGTCCAACGTGGTGCAGAACGCGATCATCGGTAGCGACAACAGCCTGCTCGGCGGGGTCATCGGCGCCGTGACCCTCGTCGCCATCAACGCGCTGCTGAACAGATGGCTGGCCGTCGACGAACGCGCCGTACGCCTGCTGGAAGGGACACCGACCACCGTCATCGACGACGGTCTGCTGCTCACCCGGCCGCTCAAACGGCTCGGGCTACGGCCGGGGGAGGTCGAGCACGCGATCCGTGTCCAGAACGGCGAGACCACGGGCGACGTCGCCCTGGGGCGGCTGGATCCCGACGGCCAGTTCATCATCGTGCTCAAGTCGTCCGCACAGAACGCCACCCGCGGTGACGTCGCCGAGCTCGAGACCCGCCTGGCCGCCATCGAGGAGCTGCTGAGCACGCTGGCCGGCCGTCGGCCCGGCGCCCCCCGATCACCCGAGTGA
- a CDS encoding L,D-transpeptidase — translation MPIAACSSDGSAASQSAAKAPDAAATITPANGVKKVRPDKGVQVAAANGVLDQVTVQGGGRKVEGTLSPDKKSWTSKWTLKPGATYTVTATAKNAGGKITTSTSKFTTMKAPSSVKVSDVIPSARETVGIGMPITINFDSPVANKSAVEKALEVRSTKPVEGAWRWITSQQVIFRTKSYWPAHTSVSLVAHMSGVRAAAKVYGTKDFTRTFKIGASHVAKVSLKTDKSKVYVDGKLAKTISVSGGMGGADSHGNDFRTTSGVHLAMGKMPEVWMTSPNIKKNEPGYYHELVLNDVQISNSGEYLHRSPGEWDCLGNRNCSHGCVRQTVAGALWFYKLSQRGDVINITGTTRKLEWNNGWGYYQMPWKTWVKGGALKKPVTTVATGGATTTPTTPTAPSGSPTPAHS, via the coding sequence ATGCCCATAGCGGCTTGTTCCTCCGATGGCAGCGCGGCCAGCCAGTCGGCCGCCAAGGCACCCGACGCCGCTGCGACGATCACTCCGGCGAACGGCGTCAAGAAGGTACGCCCGGACAAGGGTGTGCAGGTCGCGGCCGCCAACGGTGTGCTGGACCAGGTGACCGTGCAGGGTGGCGGGCGCAAGGTCGAGGGCACGCTCTCGCCGGACAAGAAGAGCTGGACGAGCAAGTGGACGCTCAAGCCCGGCGCGACCTACACGGTGACGGCGACCGCGAAGAACGCGGGCGGCAAGATCACGACCTCGACGAGCAAGTTCACCACGATGAAGGCCCCGTCGTCCGTCAAGGTCAGCGACGTGATCCCCTCGGCGCGGGAGACGGTCGGCATCGGAATGCCGATCACGATCAACTTCGACAGCCCGGTCGCCAACAAGAGCGCCGTCGAGAAGGCCCTGGAGGTGCGCTCCACCAAGCCGGTCGAGGGCGCGTGGCGCTGGATCACCTCCCAGCAGGTCATCTTCCGCACCAAGAGCTACTGGCCCGCGCACACCTCGGTGTCACTGGTGGCCCACATGTCCGGCGTACGCGCGGCCGCCAAGGTATACGGCACCAAGGACTTCACCCGCACCTTCAAGATCGGCGCCTCGCACGTCGCGAAGGTCAGCCTCAAGACCGACAAGAGCAAGGTCTACGTCGACGGCAAGCTCGCCAAGACCATTTCGGTCAGCGGCGGAATGGGCGGCGCCGACTCGCACGGCAACGACTTCCGCACCACCAGCGGCGTCCACCTCGCCATGGGCAAAATGCCCGAGGTCTGGATGACCTCGCCCAATATCAAGAAGAACGAGCCGGGCTACTACCACGAGCTGGTGCTGAACGACGTACAGATCAGCAACAGCGGTGAGTACCTCCACCGGAGCCCCGGCGAGTGGGATTGCCTCGGTAACCGGAACTGCAGCCACGGCTGTGTCCGGCAGACGGTGGCCGGCGCCCTGTGGTTCTACAAACTCAGCCAGCGCGGCGACGTCATCAACATCACCGGGACGACGCGGAAGCTGGAGTGGAACAACGGCTGGGGCTACTACCAGATGCCCTGGAAGACCTGGGTCAAGGGCGGTGCCCTCAAGAAGCCCGTGACGACCGTCGCGACCGGAGGGGCCACCACCACGCCGACCACGCCGACCGCCCCGAGCGGCTCCCCCACCCCCGCGCACAGCTGA
- a CDS encoding ABC transporter permease subunit — protein sequence MPSELYDAARVDGAGPLREFFAVTLPGLRGQVAVVVTLTVLGAIRVFDIVWLTTRGGPGTSTITPTIVLYQRAFANPDVGAAAAIGVVLAIVSLIVALVVVRLSEDDK from the coding sequence ATCCCGTCGGAGCTGTACGACGCGGCCCGCGTGGACGGCGCCGGGCCGCTTCGTGAGTTCTTCGCCGTCACCCTGCCGGGGCTGCGCGGCCAGGTCGCCGTCGTGGTGACCCTTACGGTGCTGGGCGCGATCCGGGTGTTCGACATCGTCTGGCTCACCACCCGCGGCGGGCCGGGCACCTCCACCATCACCCCCACGATCGTGCTCTACCAGCGCGCCTTCGCCAACCCCGACGTCGGCGCCGCGGCCGCCATCGGGGTCGTGCTCGCGATCGTCTCCCTGATCGTCGCGCTGGTCGTGGTCAGGCTCTCCGAGGATGACAAATGA
- a CDS encoding TIGR03564 family F420-dependent LLM class oxidoreductase, which translates to MRIGIAVGDLRGPATLEEVVGQARTAAGAGLHTAWSSQAFGWDALTTLAVAGTAVPGIELGTAVLPVPQRHPLVLASHALTVQAATGGRLTLGIGAGVAMMTGAMFGLPDDRPVRRMREYLPVLRALLHGESVAHEGETLTAAGAVDAPGAPPPPVLLAALGPAMLRAAGELADGAVTWMTGPRTLADHIVPSVTKAAEAADRARPRVVAGLLVCVTADEAGVRDRVAGRFALAGQVPEYRATLDREGAAGPQDVAVVGDEDAVARQVRRLAEAGVTDFLAAPFGDPEEQDRTLGVLAGLA; encoded by the coding sequence ATGCGAATCGGAATCGCGGTGGGCGACCTGCGGGGACCGGCGACGCTGGAGGAGGTCGTCGGGCAGGCGCGGACGGCCGCCGGCGCGGGCCTGCACACGGCGTGGTCATCTCAGGCCTTCGGCTGGGACGCCCTCACCACACTCGCGGTGGCCGGTACGGCCGTGCCCGGGATCGAGCTGGGTACGGCCGTGCTCCCGGTGCCCCAGCGTCACCCGCTCGTGCTCGCGAGCCACGCGCTGACCGTCCAGGCGGCGACCGGCGGGCGCCTGACCCTGGGCATCGGGGCGGGCGTCGCCATGATGACCGGAGCGATGTTCGGCCTTCCGGACGACCGGCCCGTACGCCGCATGCGCGAGTACCTGCCGGTCCTGCGCGCCCTGCTGCACGGCGAGAGCGTCGCGCATGAGGGGGAGACGCTCACGGCCGCCGGCGCGGTCGACGCACCGGGCGCGCCCCCGCCGCCCGTCCTGCTCGCCGCGCTCGGCCCGGCGATGCTCCGCGCCGCCGGGGAGCTCGCCGATGGCGCGGTGACCTGGATGACCGGCCCGAGAACCCTCGCGGACCACATCGTCCCTTCGGTGACGAAGGCCGCCGAGGCCGCGGACCGCGCCCGCCCCCGGGTGGTCGCCGGCCTGCTGGTGTGCGTGACCGCGGACGAGGCCGGGGTACGGGACCGCGTCGCCGGACGCTTCGCCCTGGCCGGCCAGGTGCCCGAGTACCGGGCCACCCTCGACCGCGAGGGCGCGGCAGGACCTCAGGACGTCGCCGTCGTGGGAGACGAGGACGCCGTCGCCCGCCAGGTGCGCCGCCTCGCCGAGGCGGGTGTCACGGATTTCCTCGCCGCGCCCTTCGGCGACCCCGAGGAACAGGACCGCACTCTCGGCGTGCTCGCCGGACTGGCCTGA
- a CDS encoding TetR/AcrR family transcriptional regulator, with protein MDTTSAEQGRARGRNPRGQGERLREDIIAAALRLLEELADDQALSLRAVARDIGIAATSVYIHFADRDALVLAALKRCHDDLMHDVDRAEATSADPVAQLRARTLLHGEWAHRHPGLYKVLHESTLNQRTGMPFKSELGDRTTAMIQRCMDAGLAPAGDAAAVSLDLRAAVHGSVSMRVNQPDLSWPPLDEQVDRFLTKLVGVTLPPPALSP; from the coding sequence ATGGACACCACCTCGGCGGAGCAGGGCCGCGCCCGGGGCCGCAACCCGCGTGGCCAGGGTGAACGCCTGCGTGAGGACATCATCGCCGCGGCTCTCCGGCTGCTGGAGGAGCTCGCCGACGACCAGGCGCTGTCGCTGCGCGCCGTGGCGCGCGACATCGGCATCGCCGCGACCTCGGTCTACATCCACTTCGCCGACCGGGACGCCCTCGTGCTCGCCGCCCTGAAGCGCTGTCACGACGATCTCATGCACGACGTCGACCGGGCCGAGGCCACCTCCGCCGACCCGGTGGCCCAGCTGCGCGCCCGTACTCTCCTGCACGGCGAGTGGGCCCACCGGCACCCCGGCCTGTACAAGGTGCTGCACGAGAGCACGCTCAACCAGCGGACCGGTATGCCCTTCAAGAGTGAGCTCGGTGACCGCACCACCGCGATGATCCAGCGGTGCATGGACGCAGGCCTCGCCCCGGCCGGCGACGCCGCGGCCGTCTCGCTGGACCTGCGAGCGGCCGTGCACGGCAGCGTCTCCATGCGTGTCAACCAGCCTGACCTGTCCTGGCCGCCGCTGGACGAACAGGTCGACCGGTTCCTCACCAAACTGGTCGGTGTCACGCTCCCGCCGCCGGCGCTCAGCCCTTGA
- a CDS encoding carbohydrate ABC transporter permease: protein MTITRREKIFNYTLLTLLAVSVLFPIVWIFGVAISPNTTGTLDLGHAQWSNFVTAWTQAGFTHYLKSSLIITGCVVVVSTVLAVMSGYAFGVLGVVGEKALFPLILLGIMIPMESIVVPLYYDFLSFHLTDTYQGIILAHVGMSVGFGTFWMRAAFRTVPAGIGESAAMDGANSWTRLWRIYLPISRPAITTLILLSFMWTWNDYFLSLILVSDPAHQPLTLGLGAFSGRFLVKINLLAAAALLISVPVVGLYVFFQRQFIRGMLSGAVKG from the coding sequence ATGACGATCACCAGGCGAGAAAAGATCTTCAACTACACGCTGCTGACGCTTCTCGCCGTCAGCGTGCTGTTCCCCATCGTGTGGATCTTCGGGGTCGCGATCAGCCCCAACACCACGGGCACGCTCGACCTCGGCCACGCCCAGTGGTCGAACTTCGTCACCGCCTGGACCCAGGCGGGCTTCACCCACTATCTCAAGTCGAGCCTGATCATCACGGGCTGCGTCGTGGTCGTCTCCACGGTGCTCGCGGTGATGAGCGGCTACGCCTTCGGCGTGCTCGGGGTGGTGGGCGAGAAGGCGCTGTTCCCGCTCATCCTGCTCGGGATCATGATCCCCATGGAGTCGATCGTCGTCCCGCTGTACTACGACTTCCTGTCGTTCCACCTCACCGACACCTACCAGGGCATCATCCTCGCCCACGTCGGCATGTCGGTGGGCTTCGGCACCTTCTGGATGCGCGCGGCCTTCCGTACCGTCCCGGCCGGCATCGGCGAGTCGGCCGCGATGGACGGCGCGAACTCCTGGACGAGGCTGTGGCGCATCTATCTGCCGATCTCCCGGCCGGCGATCACGACGCTGATCCTGCTGAGCTTCATGTGGACCTGGAACGACTACTTCCTCTCCCTGATCCTCGTGTCCGACCCCGCGCACCAGCCGCTGACACTCGGGCTCGGCGCGTTCTCCGGCCGCTTCCTGGTGAAGATCAATTTGCTCGCCGCTGCGGCGCTGCTGATCTCGGTGCCGGTCGTCGGCCTCTATGTGTTCTTCCAGCGGCAGTTCATCCGGGGGATGCTCTCCGGCGCGGTCAAGGGCTGA
- a CDS encoding group II truncated hemoglobin, producing MPSLYTHAGGDDGLHRLEELFYTKVLADPVLQPLFPERRPHHVEHLTWFTAESFGGPDRFTRELGFGHIIQAHRHMEITEEQRRRFVALYLEALDEAGLPDDEPFREAVRSHVEFGSQVAWQNSHAETDADLHPLREVPRWTWPEDTDRA from the coding sequence ATGCCGAGCCTCTACACCCACGCCGGGGGTGATGACGGACTGCACCGGCTGGAAGAGCTCTTCTACACGAAGGTCCTCGCCGACCCGGTTCTCCAGCCGTTGTTCCCCGAGCGCCGGCCCCACCATGTCGAACACCTGACCTGGTTCACGGCGGAGTCCTTCGGCGGGCCCGACCGGTTCACCCGGGAGCTGGGCTTCGGCCACATCATCCAGGCGCACCGGCACATGGAGATCACCGAGGAGCAGCGAAGGCGTTTCGTGGCGCTGTACCTGGAGGCGCTCGACGAGGCCGGACTGCCCGACGACGAGCCGTTCCGCGAAGCGGTCCGCTCCCACGTCGAGTTCGGCTCGCAGGTCGCCTGGCAGAACTCCCACGCCGAAACCGATGCCGACCTCCATCCCCTACGTGAGGTCCCGCGATGGACCTGGCCGGAAGACACCGACCGTGCGTGA